A single window of Granulicella mallensis MP5ACTX8 DNA harbors:
- a CDS encoding prolipoprotein diacylglyceryl transferase translates to MPTIFHSELHPLFETLGYVGGFAVYRWSRARQGDALTDERRWTVIAAAAIGALVGSRLLGLAEQAPRIGLHWSDVLRPGGKTIVGGLLGGWIAVEIAKWLTGVRSRTGDLFAVPLCVGIAIGRVGCFFAGLADDTYGTATSLPWGVDFGDGVRRHPTQLYEFCFLALLAGVLWQWNKRPHVTGQVFREFLAAYLGWRLVIDFIKPQPLVVGMNLIQWACVAGLVVLAVSEVIRRREVQRA, encoded by the coding sequence TTGCCGACGATCTTCCATTCCGAACTGCATCCGCTGTTTGAGACGCTGGGGTATGTGGGTGGATTTGCGGTGTATCGCTGGAGCCGTGCCCGGCAAGGCGATGCGCTGACCGACGAGCGGCGCTGGACCGTGATTGCTGCTGCTGCCATTGGGGCGCTGGTGGGAAGCCGCCTGCTGGGGCTGGCTGAACAGGCTCCGCGGATTGGCCTGCATTGGAGCGATGTGCTGCGGCCCGGTGGTAAGACGATCGTCGGTGGACTGCTGGGCGGATGGATCGCAGTCGAGATTGCGAAATGGCTTACTGGCGTGAGATCGCGAACGGGCGACCTGTTTGCCGTGCCGCTATGCGTGGGCATTGCGATCGGCAGAGTTGGATGTTTTTTCGCGGGACTTGCGGATGACACTTATGGAACGGCAACGTCCTTGCCCTGGGGCGTCGATTTTGGCGATGGAGTGCGGCGGCATCCCACGCAGTTGTATGAGTTCTGCTTTCTGGCGTTGCTGGCGGGCGTGTTGTGGCAATGGAACAAAAGGCCGCATGTTACAGGGCAGGTATTCAGGGAATTTTTAGCGGCGTATCTTGGTTGGCGGCTGGTGATTGACTTCATCAAGCCGCAGCCACTGGTTGTTGGGATGAACCTGATTCAGTGGGCGTGTGTCGCAGGGTTGGTTGTGCTGGCTGTAAGTGAGGTAATTCGTAGGCGAGAGGTGCAGCGTGCTTGA
- a CDS encoding 2-oxoglutarate dehydrogenase E1 component, with protein sequence MPTKTPTPSKPSPSVKTSPASNNGTAATTRETTFDIFRRWGYLQASLDPLGQYLPPEPFPTPAPDGADSEEARRYYCGSIGAEFMHIPSPEKRAWIQEQLERDLPAADTARILTGLIRADIFEQVIQQRYLGTKRFSLEGLTVLIPFLDQVFTTSADNGVTRSVFAMSHRGRLNVMVNTIGRASEEVFTKFEDVDPRSIMGGGDVKYHTGATGDFVTPNGKSIHLHLASNPSHLEAADPVIMGRARAYQERIGQAGRKQVLPLIIHGDAAFAGQGIWAETLNLASLHGYNVGGTIQVIVNNLLGFTALPEESNSSRFASDLAKRLPIPIFHVNAEDPEAVARIAILAADYRHTFGSDVVVDLIGYRRHGHSEVDDPTVTQPRRYALIKDHPPLYKLYAEKLGVDTTAEIAEVQQEFLEDQKSATHAEHKPTMHTLPEYWAPYYGGRLRVDDNPNTGLDAAEITSLTKAITTAPEGFHLHPKVKKTVLDQRIEMGEGKKPFDYGTAELLAYASLLKAGTPVRLTGQDSQRGTFNQRHSVLIDIETEVRYSPLSNIAPNQGHWEVYNSMLSEAACLGYEYGFSRDFPEALTLWEAQFGDFANGAQIIIDQFISASEAKWGLLSGLVMLLPHGYEGQGPEHSSARMERYLQLAAQDNIQIAQPSTAAQYFHLLRRQAMRKWRKPLIVFTPKSMLRHPDAMSSIADLGKASFQNVLPDNEVQNPRRLLVCTGKIGHNLRVERAKRNDMSVGIVFVEQLYPWPEAELKAALDQHPDATEIVWVQEEPANMGALSFVQPRLKRVAGDRPVLTVKRTASASPATGSAKAHEMEEKTLIDLALGHGL encoded by the coding sequence ATGCCGACGAAGACGCCCACTCCATCGAAGCCTTCCCCCTCAGTCAAGACCTCTCCCGCAAGCAACAATGGCACCGCAGCGACCACGCGCGAAACCACCTTCGACATCTTCCGCCGCTGGGGTTATCTGCAGGCCTCGCTCGATCCACTCGGCCAGTATCTTCCGCCCGAGCCCTTCCCGACTCCTGCGCCCGATGGCGCGGACTCCGAAGAAGCGCGCCGCTACTACTGCGGCTCCATCGGCGCGGAGTTCATGCACATTCCTTCGCCCGAGAAGCGCGCCTGGATCCAGGAGCAGCTTGAGCGCGACCTGCCGGCGGCAGACACAGCGCGCATTCTCACCGGCCTCATCCGCGCGGACATCTTCGAGCAGGTGATCCAGCAGCGCTATCTCGGCACCAAGCGTTTCTCGCTCGAAGGCCTGACGGTCCTCATCCCCTTCCTCGACCAGGTCTTCACGACCTCAGCCGACAACGGCGTCACACGATCGGTCTTCGCGATGAGCCATCGCGGACGCCTGAACGTCATGGTGAACACGATCGGTCGCGCCTCCGAAGAGGTCTTCACCAAGTTTGAAGATGTCGACCCGCGCAGCATCATGGGCGGCGGCGATGTGAAGTACCACACCGGCGCAACGGGAGACTTCGTCACCCCCAACGGCAAGAGCATCCACCTGCACCTCGCCTCGAACCCCAGCCACCTGGAAGCCGCAGACCCAGTCATCATGGGGCGCGCACGGGCCTATCAGGAGCGCATCGGCCAAGCCGGACGGAAGCAGGTGCTGCCGCTCATCATCCACGGCGATGCGGCCTTCGCGGGTCAGGGCATCTGGGCCGAAACGCTCAACCTTGCCTCTCTGCATGGCTACAACGTCGGCGGAACGATCCAGGTCATCGTCAACAACCTGCTCGGCTTCACGGCGCTACCTGAGGAGTCCAACTCCTCGCGCTTCGCCAGCGATCTCGCCAAGCGTCTGCCGATCCCGATCTTCCACGTCAACGCCGAAGATCCGGAAGCAGTTGCACGCATCGCCATACTGGCCGCCGACTATCGCCACACCTTCGGCTCCGATGTCGTCGTCGATCTCATCGGCTATCGCCGCCACGGCCACAGCGAAGTCGACGACCCAACCGTCACGCAGCCGCGCCGCTACGCCCTCATCAAGGACCATCCTCCGCTCTATAAGCTCTATGCCGAGAAGCTGGGTGTAGATACCACCGCTGAGATTGCTGAGGTACAGCAGGAGTTCCTCGAAGACCAGAAGAGCGCGACCCACGCCGAGCACAAGCCGACGATGCACACCCTGCCCGAGTATTGGGCCCCCTACTACGGCGGACGGCTGCGCGTGGATGACAACCCCAACACAGGTCTTGACGCTGCCGAGATCACCTCTCTGACGAAGGCCATCACGACAGCGCCCGAGGGCTTCCACCTGCACCCCAAGGTGAAGAAGACCGTCCTCGACCAGCGCATCGAGATGGGCGAAGGCAAGAAGCCCTTCGACTACGGCACCGCCGAGCTGCTCGCCTATGCCTCCCTGCTCAAGGCAGGCACTCCCGTCCGGCTTACCGGGCAGGACTCGCAGCGCGGCACGTTCAACCAGCGGCACTCCGTGCTGATCGACATCGAGACCGAGGTCCGCTACTCGCCGCTCAGCAACATCGCTCCGAACCAGGGCCACTGGGAGGTCTACAACTCTATGCTCTCCGAGGCTGCCTGCCTCGGCTATGAGTATGGCTTCTCGCGCGACTTCCCCGAAGCACTCACGCTGTGGGAGGCGCAGTTCGGCGACTTCGCCAACGGCGCGCAGATCATCATCGACCAGTTCATCTCCGCCAGCGAAGCCAAGTGGGGTCTGCTCTCCGGCCTCGTCATGCTGCTGCCGCATGGCTATGAGGGCCAGGGACCGGAGCACTCCAGCGCACGCATGGAGCGCTACCTGCAGCTCGCCGCTCAGGACAACATCCAGATCGCCCAGCCCTCGACCGCAGCCCAGTACTTCCACCTGCTGCGCCGCCAGGCCATGCGCAAGTGGCGCAAGCCGCTGATCGTCTTCACACCGAAGTCGATGCTGCGTCATCCGGACGCGATGTCGAGCATCGCGGACCTGGGTAAGGCTTCGTTCCAGAATGTGCTGCCCGACAACGAAGTGCAGAACCCTCGCCGTCTTCTGGTCTGCACCGGCAAGATCGGCCACAACCTCCGCGTCGAGCGTGCCAAGCGCAATGACATGAGCGTCGGCATCGTCTTCGTCGAGCAGCTCTATCCCTGGCCCGAAGCAGAGCTGAAGGCCGCCCTCGACCAGCATCCGGACGCGACCGAGATCGTCTGGGTCCAGGAAGAGCCGGCCAACATGGGCGCTCTCTCCTTCGTGCAGCCAAGACTGAAGCGCGTGGCGGGAGACCGCCCCGTCCTGACCGTGAAACGCACAGCCAGCGCCAGCCCCGCAACGGGTTCCGCAAAGGCCCACGAGATGGAAGAGAAGACGCTGATCGACCTGGCCCTGGGACATGGGCTGTAA
- a CDS encoding RNB domain-containing ribonuclease — MSEHDRHRQNNQQQHGHSESHPPQHNDQHNGNHQQHGGHGFDLASAALDEMHAAGFKPEFGAGVAEELAATEATLATLKPVAGVEDLRALGWSSIDNDTSKDLDQIEVAERVAGGIKLRVAIGDVAAAIEKGSPIDKHAQDQTQTIYTAVKNFPMLPLELSTGLTSLNENGDRQAVMMTFTVGPEGQMLDESVSRALVRNRAQLAYSRVGPWLENTAAGKVDNDVMSLRSDSAREHDEAQLDSGSLPQNWLVEQLKLQDEAAQALHEARVKNGALEFHKAEADPVVVDGRVIDVHEATQNRAMNLIEDLMVAANGVMARALRKGGRSGLQRVVIVPKRWDRIVALAAQHGGSLPTVPNSVELNNFLEEQRRTDSIHYPDLAVAVIKLMGPGEYLLMRPDDDPTGHFGLAARDYTHSTAPNRRFPDLVTQRVLHAMAANEPAPYSDAELIAIAQHCNEADKALRKIERDMQKRVAAVAMSSRIGEVFPGVVTGASDKGVYVRVIRPPFEGRVVQGEDGLDVGDKVNVKLIHTDPARAFIDFAKVSGR, encoded by the coding sequence ATGTCCGAACATGATCGCCACAGGCAAAACAATCAACAGCAGCATGGCCACTCCGAGAGCCACCCTCCGCAGCACAACGATCAGCACAATGGAAATCATCAGCAGCACGGCGGCCATGGGTTCGATCTGGCGTCTGCTGCGCTGGATGAGATGCACGCCGCCGGCTTCAAGCCGGAGTTCGGTGCGGGCGTAGCCGAGGAGCTTGCGGCGACCGAGGCAACGCTTGCGACTCTGAAGCCTGTGGCGGGAGTCGAAGACCTTCGCGCGCTGGGCTGGTCGTCCATCGACAACGATACGTCGAAGGACCTCGATCAGATTGAAGTTGCTGAGCGCGTGGCTGGGGGGATCAAGCTGCGCGTCGCGATTGGCGATGTGGCTGCCGCGATCGAGAAGGGCTCGCCGATCGATAAGCATGCCCAGGACCAGACGCAGACCATCTATACCGCGGTAAAGAACTTTCCGATGCTGCCGCTGGAGCTTTCTACCGGTCTCACGTCGCTGAACGAAAACGGCGATCGCCAGGCCGTGATGATGACCTTTACCGTAGGACCCGAGGGGCAGATGCTTGACGAGTCCGTGTCGCGCGCTCTGGTGAGGAACCGCGCGCAGTTGGCTTACTCACGCGTGGGACCGTGGCTGGAAAATACAGCGGCGGGCAAGGTGGACAACGATGTGATGTCGTTGCGGTCGGACAGCGCGCGGGAGCATGATGAGGCGCAGTTGGACTCGGGATCGTTGCCGCAGAACTGGCTGGTTGAGCAGTTGAAGCTGCAGGATGAGGCCGCGCAGGCGTTGCATGAGGCGCGCGTGAAGAACGGGGCACTCGAGTTTCATAAGGCGGAAGCCGATCCGGTCGTGGTGGATGGCCGCGTGATCGACGTGCATGAGGCGACGCAAAACCGCGCGATGAACCTGATCGAAGACCTGATGGTGGCGGCGAATGGCGTGATGGCACGGGCGTTGCGCAAAGGCGGACGCTCGGGGCTGCAGCGCGTCGTGATCGTTCCGAAGCGGTGGGACCGCATCGTGGCGCTTGCCGCGCAGCACGGAGGCTCCCTGCCCACGGTGCCGAACTCCGTGGAACTCAACAACTTTCTCGAAGAGCAGCGTCGGACGGATTCGATTCACTATCCTGACCTTGCGGTTGCGGTGATCAAGTTGATGGGGCCGGGCGAGTACCTGCTGATGCGTCCGGACGACGATCCTACCGGGCACTTCGGTTTGGCGGCGCGAGACTATACGCACTCGACTGCGCCGAACCGGCGCTTTCCTGATCTGGTGACGCAACGGGTGCTGCATGCGATGGCTGCGAACGAGCCTGCGCCTTATAGCGATGCCGAGCTCATTGCCATTGCCCAGCACTGCAACGAGGCGGACAAGGCGCTGCGTAAGATCGAACGCGACATGCAGAAGCGTGTGGCGGCGGTGGCGATGTCGTCGCGTATCGGCGAGGTGTTCCCGGGTGTGGTTACGGGGGCGTCGGACAAGGGCGTGTATGTACGGGTGATTCGTCCGCCGTTCGAGGGACGTGTGGTGCAGGGAGAAGATGGGCTGGATGTTGGCGATAAGGTGAATGTGAAGTTGATTCATACCGATCCTGCGCGGGCGTTTATTGATTTTGCGAAGGTGTCGGGGCGGTAG
- a CDS encoding TonB-dependent receptor, translated as MQVFRLIPSRTRTLIAALFFVLFAIASRAQVVGGTISGVVTDPSGAVIPNAHVLIHNDDTGTQRALTTNGSGSYSAPSIPVGSYTLSVDVSGFAPYKRTGVQLTVGQSLDLTLKLAISGSDTVNVEDKPSAVNLSTESTSGLVDSRQVKELPLNGRSYDQLITLNPGTVNYTNQRSGGVGTSNSSVGSMFAVSGRRPQDNLFLLNGIEYTGASLINVTPGGTSGQLLGIDGIREFNVVSDSYSAAYGKRDGAQISIVTTSGTNKLHGDVYEFLRNSFFDARNYFDGPRIPEFQRNNYGAALGGPIKKDKLFLFGNYESYRQNLGLSLVTLVPDNQARLGFVPNAKGVETATKVSPISAQLLNLWPIQNGPEVLTNGLPTGIGQFIGTAPQHIREDFGTTRFDANLTPNDLLFAVYTVDDSADHTPTADPFSIVDEALREQVLSVQEQHVFSPRLLNTARVGYSRASFLFLGSLPSDIQAVTPTFIPGKPTGAVVISGSTASNGASSITGAGANVGANNAITRNLFTFDDHIFYSIGKHQIEAGVWVQRLESNDNLAQDQFGQASFASLTSFLNGTIKTFTYAPNPTELGWRALFADAYLEDTFHVTPRVEIRAGFRSESSTGWSESQGRAGVYNFTNGIINTNPSVQSNAINNNQALFLPEPRLGVAWNVFGDGKTSLRASVGLHHSLLDALDYRLDQAAPFNTVYSYSNSTVAAPTGVAPQVSPSTVDSGIATPALLSYSLKIEQQLAPGTSLTVGYNGSHSYHQILSGDLNEPAFTVQPDGTIFYPTTTKANPALANTTSWWAGGSGNYNALVVDFRRDFAHGLQFRANYTWSKNLDDGSAWNTSVSANTPAFVEVPSLPHLDYGPAATDIRHLAAFNGTYELPLLELATRNSHLVPGRALKATLGGWSLSTIANLQTGFPFSPQLGYNPTGSGDSRNPVRPNVNPAFRGSLYTHGTTSQRVAQFFNPNAYSAPAFGTVGNAGRDSLTGPGYADWDLSLLKSTQLTASTRLQFRAEFFNVLNHTNLQLPNEVVYSAGPTQGTLANQTTAPALGSPGVISATANTSRQIQLGLKLLF; from the coding sequence ATGCAAGTCTTTCGCCTCATCCCCTCCCGCACCCGCACTTTGATTGCGGCGTTGTTCTTCGTTCTCTTCGCCATCGCCTCACGAGCCCAGGTCGTCGGCGGCACGATCTCAGGCGTCGTCACCGATCCCTCCGGAGCCGTGATTCCCAACGCCCACGTCCTCATCCACAACGACGACACCGGCACCCAGCGCGCTCTGACCACCAACGGCTCAGGCTCCTATTCAGCGCCTTCCATCCCCGTCGGCAGCTACACCCTCTCGGTCGACGTCTCCGGCTTCGCGCCCTACAAGCGCACCGGAGTCCAGCTCACCGTCGGCCAGTCGCTCGACCTCACGCTCAAGCTCGCCATCTCCGGCAGCGACACCGTCAACGTTGAAGACAAGCCCTCCGCCGTCAACCTCTCCACCGAATCCACCTCCGGCCTGGTCGACTCCCGCCAGGTCAAAGAGCTCCCGCTCAACGGCCGCAGCTACGATCAGCTCATCACGCTGAACCCCGGCACGGTGAACTACACCAACCAGCGCTCCGGCGGCGTCGGCACCTCAAACTCTTCGGTCGGCAGTATGTTCGCGGTCTCCGGACGCCGTCCGCAGGACAATCTCTTCCTCCTCAACGGCATCGAGTACACCGGAGCCTCCCTCATCAACGTCACCCCCGGCGGCACCTCCGGCCAGCTTCTCGGCATCGACGGCATCCGCGAGTTCAACGTCGTCTCCGACAGCTACTCCGCCGCCTACGGCAAGCGCGACGGCGCACAGATCTCCATCGTCACCACCTCCGGCACCAACAAGCTCCACGGCGACGTCTACGAGTTCCTCCGCAACAGCTTCTTCGACGCCCGCAACTACTTCGACGGCCCCCGCATCCCCGAATTCCAGCGCAACAACTACGGCGCGGCCCTCGGCGGCCCCATCAAGAAGGACAAGCTCTTCCTCTTCGGCAACTACGAGAGCTACCGCCAGAACCTCGGCCTCTCCCTCGTCACGCTGGTGCCCGATAACCAGGCCCGTCTCGGCTTCGTGCCCAACGCCAAGGGCGTCGAAACAGCCACCAAGGTCAGCCCCATCTCCGCGCAACTGCTCAACCTCTGGCCCATACAGAACGGCCCTGAAGTCCTCACCAATGGCCTGCCCACCGGCATCGGCCAGTTCATCGGCACCGCGCCGCAGCACATCCGCGAAGACTTCGGCACCACCCGCTTCGACGCCAACCTCACCCCCAACGATCTGCTCTTCGCCGTCTACACCGTCGACGACTCCGCCGACCACACCCCCACCGCCGATCCCTTCTCCATCGTCGACGAGGCCCTGCGCGAACAGGTGTTGAGCGTGCAGGAACAGCACGTCTTCTCGCCGCGCCTGCTCAACACCGCACGTGTCGGCTACTCGCGCGCCAGCTTCCTCTTCCTCGGCTCCTTGCCCTCCGATATCCAGGCCGTCACACCGACCTTCATCCCCGGCAAGCCTACCGGAGCTGTCGTCATCTCAGGTTCCACCGCCTCGAACGGCGCCTCCTCCATCACCGGCGCAGGAGCCAACGTCGGCGCGAATAACGCCATCACACGCAACCTCTTCACCTTCGACGACCACATCTTCTACTCCATCGGCAAGCACCAGATCGAAGCCGGTGTCTGGGTGCAGCGCCTCGAGTCCAACGACAACCTCGCACAGGACCAGTTCGGCCAGGCCTCCTTCGCCTCGCTCACCAGCTTCCTGAACGGCACCATCAAGACCTTCACCTACGCTCCCAACCCAACCGAGCTCGGCTGGCGCGCACTCTTTGCTGACGCCTACCTCGAAGACACCTTCCACGTCACCCCACGCGTCGAGATTCGCGCCGGCTTCCGCAGCGAGTCCTCGACCGGCTGGAGCGAGTCCCAGGGCCGCGCAGGCGTCTACAACTTCACCAACGGCATCATCAACACCAACCCCAGCGTGCAGTCCAACGCCATCAACAACAACCAGGCCCTCTTCCTTCCCGAACCACGCCTCGGCGTCGCCTGGAACGTCTTCGGCGATGGCAAGACCAGCCTCCGCGCATCGGTGGGCCTGCATCACTCACTGCTCGACGCCCTCGACTACCGCCTCGACCAGGCCGCTCCGTTCAACACGGTCTACTCCTACTCGAACAGCACCGTCGCCGCCCCCACCGGAGTAGCACCGCAGGTATCGCCCTCCACGGTAGACTCCGGCATCGCCACCCCGGCGCTGCTCTCCTACTCGCTGAAGATCGAGCAGCAGCTTGCTCCCGGCACCTCGCTCACCGTCGGCTATAACGGCTCGCACAGCTACCACCAGATCCTCTCCGGTGATCTCAATGAGCCCGCCTTCACCGTGCAGCCCGATGGCACGATCTTCTATCCCACCACCACCAAGGCCAATCCCGCACTGGCCAACACCACCTCCTGGTGGGCTGGCGGCTCGGGCAACTACAACGCCCTCGTAGTCGACTTCCGCCGCGACTTCGCTCACGGCCTGCAGTTCCGCGCCAACTACACCTGGTCCAAGAACCTCGACGACGGCTCGGCCTGGAACACCTCGGTCTCCGCCAACACACCGGCCTTCGTCGAAGTGCCTTCCCTTCCTCATCTCGACTACGGTCCAGCCGCAACGGACATCCGCCACCTCGCCGCCTTCAACGGCACCTACGAGCTACCCCTACTCGAACTCGCGACTCGCAACTCGCATCTCGTACCTGGACGCGCCCTCAAAGCCACCCTCGGAGGCTGGTCACTCTCCACCATCGCCAATCTACAGACCGGCTTCCCCTTCTCGCCTCAGCTCGGCTACAACCCCACCGGCTCAGGAGACTCACGCAACCCCGTCCGCCCGAACGTCAATCCAGCCTTCCGTGGTTCGCTCTACACCCACGGCACCACGTCCCAGCGAGTAGCCCAGTTCTTCAACCCCAACGCCTACTCCGCTCCTGCCTTCGGCACGGTCGGCAACGCCGGACGCGACAGCCTCACAGGTCCCGGCTACGCCGACTGGGACCTCTCCCTGCTTAAGTCAACACAGCTGACCGCCTCGACGCGCCTGCAGTTCCGCGCCGAGTTCTTCAACGTCCTGAACCACACGAACCTGCAACTGCCGAACGAGGTCGTCTACTCCGCAGGCCCAACACAGGGCACTCTCGCAAACCAGACCACGGCTCCCGCTCTAGGCTCTCCCGGCGTCATCTCGGCAACGGCCAACACCAGCCGCCAGATACAGCTTGGATTGAAGTTGCTGTTCTAA
- a CDS encoding radical SAM protein yields the protein MAKTRDYLFYDTAVSICTTCYRRIDAKIVFEDGNVYLLKRCPEHGFERVLMADDVDYYRRCREVFLKPPEMPDHYNTPVKYGCPYDCGLCPDHEQHSCLSLIEICDACNLSCPICYAESGPHRTTYRTMEQIEAMLDMVVANELEPDVVQISGGEPTIHPQFFEVLDAAKRRPIRHLMVNTNGIRIAQEDGFAERLAGYMPQFELYLQFDSQRSDPLMQLRGADLRSIREKALEKLNRLNVSTTLVVTVERGVNDDEMGSIVDFALQQPCVRGVTFQPVQQAGRLAGYDPARHRLTLSEVRRRILEQTSTFRPEDIIPVPCHPDSLAMGYAMKLGGKVVPLTGMIDPQVLIEGGRNTIIYERDEAVRNHIFKLFATNHSPQSQATTLRELLCCLPQVLAPKNLGYDNLFRILIVQFIDAQSFDLRSIKKTCIHIAHPDAKRLIPFDTYNMFYRDGLEQSRLQPLRDRVLASV from the coding sequence ATGGCGAAGACACGGGACTATTTGTTCTATGACACAGCCGTATCGATCTGCACCACATGTTATCGGCGCATCGACGCGAAGATCGTCTTCGAGGACGGGAATGTCTACCTGCTGAAGCGCTGTCCGGAGCATGGGTTTGAGCGCGTGCTGATGGCCGATGATGTGGACTACTACCGGCGTTGCCGTGAAGTATTTCTGAAACCGCCGGAGATGCCGGACCACTACAACACGCCGGTGAAGTATGGCTGTCCGTACGACTGCGGGCTGTGCCCGGACCACGAGCAGCACTCGTGCCTGTCGTTGATCGAGATCTGCGATGCGTGCAATCTGAGCTGCCCGATCTGTTATGCGGAGAGCGGGCCGCATCGCACGACCTACCGGACGATGGAGCAGATCGAGGCGATGCTCGACATGGTGGTGGCGAATGAGTTGGAGCCGGATGTGGTGCAGATCTCCGGTGGCGAACCGACGATCCATCCGCAGTTCTTCGAGGTGCTCGATGCGGCGAAGCGCAGGCCGATCAGGCACCTGATGGTGAACACGAACGGCATTCGAATTGCGCAGGAAGACGGCTTCGCGGAGCGGCTCGCGGGCTATATGCCGCAGTTCGAGCTCTACCTGCAGTTCGATTCGCAGCGGAGCGATCCCCTGATGCAGTTGCGCGGCGCTGATCTGCGATCGATTCGTGAGAAGGCGTTGGAAAAGCTCAACCGCCTGAATGTTTCGACGACGCTGGTCGTCACGGTAGAGCGCGGTGTGAACGACGATGAGATGGGCAGCATCGTCGACTTTGCGTTGCAGCAGCCATGCGTGCGCGGGGTGACGTTCCAGCCGGTGCAGCAGGCGGGAAGGCTGGCCGGGTATGACCCGGCGCGTCATCGGCTGACGTTGAGCGAGGTGCGGCGGCGCATCCTGGAGCAGACCAGCACCTTCAGGCCGGAGGATATTATTCCGGTGCCGTGCCATCCGGACAGCCTGGCGATGGGCTATGCGATGAAGCTGGGCGGCAAGGTGGTTCCGTTGACGGGGATGATCGATCCGCAGGTGCTCATCGAGGGTGGGCGGAACACGATCATCTATGAGCGGGATGAGGCTGTTCGCAACCACATCTTCAAGCTGTTTGCGACGAACCACTCTCCGCAGTCGCAGGCGACGACGCTGCGGGAACTGCTGTGTTGTCTGCCGCAGGTGCTTGCGCCGAAGAACCTGGGGTATGACAATCTGTTCCGGATTTTGATCGTGCAGTTTATCGATGCGCAGAGCTTCGATCTGCGTTCGATCAAGAAGACGTGTATTCATATCGCGCATCCGGATGCGAAGAGGTTGATTCCGTTCGATACGTACAACATGTTTTATCGGGATGGGTTGGAGCAAAGCCGGTTGCAGCCGTTGCGGGATAGGGTGCTGGCTTCGGTGTAG